From a single Herbiconiux sp. SALV-R1 genomic region:
- a CDS encoding substrate-binding domain-containing protein — MAITRKGVVLTALVAASVLGLSACSQSSSSTESGSTAAAAPTASAALPAPFDGEPLKVSLVRQSGAGDYFEAWGAGAQAQAKFANIDLQVTDARNDNAKHASDLEQAIASKPDAIIVDHGQTDTLQPLVTEAVEAGIPIIVYDLALTDSEGVITSSQSDESMASGVLDQLIADVGKGAKVGYVSAEGFAALDRRAAVWNDYVADNDLDVVFSTGKVSESTATDNIPLVDAALKQNPDVQAIFAPYDEITKGTVQAVIQNNLQDKVKVYGIDISNADIEVMTADGSPWVATSATDPAAVGAGVVRALALSLAGELDETDVQFPAKTITQQFLADNSVTNVIELRAAEPSLELSDTLVTDWLPAVSE; from the coding sequence ATGGCCATCACCCGAAAAGGCGTCGTTCTCACCGCGCTCGTCGCCGCGAGCGTGCTCGGTCTCAGCGCCTGCTCGCAGTCGAGCAGCAGCACCGAGTCGGGCAGCACCGCCGCCGCCGCCCCCACCGCCTCCGCCGCCCTCCCCGCCCCCTTCGACGGCGAGCCGCTGAAGGTCTCGCTGGTGCGCCAGAGCGGCGCCGGCGACTACTTCGAGGCCTGGGGTGCCGGCGCCCAGGCTCAGGCGAAGTTCGCCAACATCGACCTCCAGGTGACGGATGCGCGCAACGACAACGCGAAGCACGCCAGCGACCTCGAGCAGGCCATCGCCTCGAAGCCCGACGCCATCATCGTCGACCACGGGCAGACCGACACCCTGCAGCCGCTCGTCACCGAGGCCGTCGAGGCGGGCATCCCGATCATCGTCTACGACCTCGCCCTCACCGACTCCGAGGGTGTCATCACCTCGAGCCAGTCCGACGAGTCGATGGCCTCCGGCGTGCTCGACCAGCTCATCGCCGACGTCGGCAAGGGCGCGAAGGTCGGCTACGTCTCGGCCGAGGGCTTCGCCGCGCTCGACCGTCGTGCGGCGGTGTGGAACGACTACGTCGCCGACAACGACCTCGACGTCGTGTTCTCGACCGGCAAGGTGAGCGAGTCGACCGCGACCGACAACATCCCGCTCGTCGACGCCGCGCTGAAGCAGAACCCCGACGTGCAGGCCATCTTCGCCCCCTACGACGAGATCACCAAGGGCACGGTGCAGGCCGTCATCCAGAACAACCTGCAAGACAAGGTGAAGGTCTACGGCATCGACATCTCGAACGCCGACATCGAGGTCATGACCGCCGACGGCAGCCCCTGGGTCGCCACCTCGGCCACCGACCCCGCCGCCGTGGGCGCCGGCGTCGTGCGCGCCCTGGCGCTGAGCCTCGCCGGCGAGCTCGACGAGACCGACGTGCAGTTCCCGGCCAAGACCATCACGCAGCAGTTCCTCGCCGACAACTCGGTCACGAACGTCATCGAGCTGCGTGCGGCGGAGCCGTCGCTCGAGCTCTCCGACACCCTCGTCACCGATTGGCTGCCTGCAGTCTCCGAATGA
- a CDS encoding acireductone dioxygenase: protein MTLLTVWNDNDPSTPVLQTRDFDTIREVLAGLNARFSRWELKELTPEATQEEVLAKYRDEIDAVNAEHGYTLVDVVTLTRADTDEYREQAEVARSKFLNEHRHDDDEDRFFARGSGVFYLHADGKVHAVFCEAGDLLSVPKDTTHWFDMGTTPDYVSVRFFHDDDGWVGHFTGSDVAAQFATYDELASVSA, encoded by the coding sequence ATGACCCTGCTGACCGTGTGGAACGACAACGACCCCTCGACTCCCGTGCTCCAGACCCGCGATTTCGACACGATCCGCGAGGTGCTCGCCGGGCTGAACGCACGGTTCAGCCGCTGGGAGCTCAAGGAACTCACGCCCGAGGCCACGCAGGAGGAGGTGCTCGCGAAGTACCGCGACGAGATCGACGCGGTGAACGCCGAGCACGGCTATACGCTCGTCGACGTCGTCACGCTCACCCGCGCCGACACAGACGAGTACCGTGAGCAGGCCGAGGTCGCGCGCAGCAAGTTCCTCAACGAGCACCGTCACGACGACGACGAAGACCGCTTCTTCGCCCGCGGCTCCGGCGTGTTCTACCTGCACGCCGACGGCAAGGTGCACGCCGTGTTCTGCGAGGCCGGCGACCTGCTCTCCGTGCCGAAAGACACCACCCACTGGTTCGACATGGGCACCACACCCGACTACGTCTCGGTGCGCTTCTTCCACGACGACGACGGCTGGGTCGGCCACTTCACCGGCAGCGACGTCGCCGCGCAGTTCGCCACCTACGACGAACTCGCCTCCGTCTCGGCCTGA
- a CDS encoding VIT1/CCC1 family protein — MATSAELRRWRQYLADERAEAKVYRELAQRRSGAEREILEGLAEAEVRHQNHWIELLGDDIGKPRKADLRSRALGVLAKRFGSVFVLALMQRAEARSPYEGDADATPAMAADERIHGEVVRSLAARGRSRLSGTFRAAVFGANDGLVSNLALVLGMSATGVSQSVVLASGIAGLLAGALSMGAGEFVSVRSQRELLAASTPDPDAHTAVPRLDVDANELALVYRARGMSEADAEAKAADVFGGLTTTTSAIRIQRVGDAGITAPQIESTDARDGTADDHEEIGTAWQAALSSFCFFASGAIIPVLPYLFGLSGLVAVAIAAALVGLALLATGAVVGLLSGGPPLRRALRQLAIGFGAAAVTYLLGLLFGATLG, encoded by the coding sequence ATGGCTACTTCGGCGGAGCTGAGACGGTGGCGGCAGTACCTCGCCGACGAACGGGCCGAGGCGAAGGTGTACCGCGAGCTCGCGCAGCGGCGCTCAGGCGCCGAGCGCGAGATCCTCGAAGGGCTCGCCGAGGCCGAGGTGCGCCACCAGAACCACTGGATCGAGCTGCTCGGCGACGACATCGGCAAGCCCCGCAAGGCCGACCTCCGCTCCCGAGCCCTCGGCGTGCTCGCGAAGCGCTTCGGATCGGTCTTCGTGCTCGCCCTCATGCAGCGCGCCGAGGCCCGCTCCCCCTACGAGGGCGACGCCGACGCCACCCCCGCCATGGCCGCCGACGAGCGCATCCACGGCGAGGTGGTGCGCAGTCTCGCCGCCCGCGGCCGCAGCCGCCTCTCGGGCACCTTCCGGGCCGCCGTCTTCGGCGCCAACGACGGGCTCGTCTCGAACCTCGCCCTCGTGCTCGGCATGAGCGCCACCGGGGTCTCGCAGTCGGTGGTGCTCGCCAGCGGCATCGCGGGCCTGCTCGCCGGCGCCCTCTCGATGGGAGCGGGCGAGTTCGTGTCGGTGCGCTCGCAGCGGGAGCTGCTCGCCGCCTCGACCCCCGACCCCGACGCCCACACCGCCGTGCCCCGCCTCGACGTCGACGCCAACGAGCTCGCGCTGGTCTACCGGGCCCGCGGCATGAGCGAGGCCGATGCCGAGGCCAAGGCCGCCGACGTCTTCGGGGGCCTCACCACCACGACCTCGGCCATCCGCATCCAGCGCGTCGGCGACGCCGGCATCACCGCACCCCAGATCGAGTCGACGGATGCGCGCGACGGCACCGCCGACGACCACGAAGAGATCGGCACGGCCTGGCAGGCCGCCCTCTCGTCGTTCTGCTTCTTCGCGTCGGGGGCGATCATCCCGGTGCTGCCCTACCTCTTCGGCCTCAGCGGACTCGTCGCCGTCGCGATCGCCGCCGCCCTCGTCGGCCTGGCGCTGCTGGCCACCGGCGCTGTCGTCGGGCTGCTCTCGGGCGGCCCGCCGCTGCGCCGCGCCCTCCGCCAGCTCGCCATCGGCTTCGGCGCGGCAGCGGTCACCTACCTCTTGGGGCTCCTCTTCGGCGCGACCCTGGGGTGA
- a CDS encoding acyl-CoA dehydrogenase family protein, which produces MTESVRPDSSVPAVIETPDGAIEALGRLADELAPTIVERDREGTAPFGEVARLRATGILPALVPREFGGGGLDWVTVFRALRPVIRVDGGLGHVFAYHFVNSWRLQLNENQQVIDDLQRQLAAEHLFWGGAGNPRDAGLQLTPAPGGYTVTGRKFFATGAQVSDRVTASGTRVDTGEKLAIIIDSTQPRVVHHDDWSNIGQRLSASGSVSFEGAFVPDAHVLGFGEQSGPRYRPFASLSILLFQLAMNHLHVGIAEGALAAAADYVRTTTTPWSTSGVERAVDDPYIRELIGELTAATRAADALTWRGTELLSAAAERRWELGDEERGEVAVEIAAGKVVTTKTVLEVTSRLFELTGARATGESYGFDRFWRNARTITLHDPVAYKAQEVGDHALTGAYPTPSGYS; this is translated from the coding sequence ATGACAGAGTCGGTTCGCCCTGACTCGAGCGTGCCCGCCGTCATCGAGACCCCTGACGGCGCGATCGAGGCGCTCGGCCGCCTGGCCGACGAGCTCGCGCCGACGATCGTCGAGCGCGACCGAGAGGGCACGGCACCCTTCGGGGAGGTGGCGCGGCTGCGCGCCACCGGCATCCTTCCCGCGCTGGTTCCGCGGGAGTTCGGGGGCGGCGGGCTCGACTGGGTGACGGTGTTCCGGGCACTCCGCCCGGTTATCCGGGTCGACGGCGGGCTCGGGCACGTCTTCGCCTACCACTTCGTGAACTCGTGGCGGCTGCAGCTCAACGAGAATCAGCAGGTCATCGACGACCTGCAGCGGCAGCTGGCCGCCGAGCACCTGTTCTGGGGCGGCGCCGGCAACCCGCGCGACGCCGGGCTGCAGCTCACGCCCGCGCCGGGCGGCTACACCGTCACCGGGCGCAAGTTCTTCGCCACCGGCGCCCAGGTGTCCGACCGCGTCACGGCGAGCGGCACCCGGGTCGACACCGGTGAGAAGCTCGCCATCATCATCGACTCCACCCAGCCGCGAGTCGTGCACCACGACGACTGGAGCAACATCGGGCAGCGGCTGTCGGCCTCGGGCTCGGTGTCGTTCGAGGGCGCCTTCGTGCCCGACGCCCACGTGCTCGGCTTCGGCGAGCAGTCGGGGCCGCGGTACCGGCCGTTCGCGTCGCTGTCGATCCTGCTGTTCCAGCTGGCCATGAACCACCTCCACGTCGGCATCGCCGAGGGGGCGCTCGCGGCAGCGGCCGACTACGTGCGCACCACCACCACGCCCTGGTCGACGAGCGGGGTGGAGCGCGCGGTCGACGACCCGTACATCCGCGAGCTCATCGGCGAGCTCACCGCAGCCACCCGGGCCGCCGACGCGCTCACCTGGCGCGGCACCGAGCTGCTCTCCGCCGCAGCCGAGCGCCGGTGGGAGCTCGGCGACGAGGAGCGCGGCGAGGTCGCCGTCGAGATCGCGGCCGGCAAGGTCGTCACCACGAAGACGGTGCTCGAGGTGACCTCGCGGCTGTTCGAGCTCACCGGCGCCCGTGCCACGGGCGAGTCGTACGGCTTCGACCGCTTCTGGCGCAACGCCCGCACCATCACCCTGCACGACCCCGTCGCGTACAAGGCGCAGGAGGTCGGCGACCACGCCCTCACCGGCGCCTACCCGACGCCGAGCGGGTACAGCTGA